Proteins encoded in a region of the Rutidosis leptorrhynchoides isolate AG116_Rl617_1_P2 chromosome 9, CSIRO_AGI_Rlap_v1, whole genome shotgun sequence genome:
- the LOC139869205 gene encoding uncharacterized protein: MVNNGEDTLFWKDIWLGNQPLCTRFPRLFRIETDKDARVADKIVGDGVTRGVSWSWIRNITGRLQADAVQNEEEIDVFFVNVDGWKWSGQSNGLFSTSVLIDLINEKVSALQSSAAPALRNNLVLKKIEVFVWRVRKNRLPVRVELDKRGIDLGSTWCPVCDNDIETVVHSLFHCSFANQIWARLF, from the coding sequence ATGGTGAATAATGGCGAAGACACACTTTTTTGGAAAGACATTTGGCTAGGTAATCAACCATTATGCACCAGGTTTCCAAGGTTATTCAGAATCGAAACGGATAAAGACGCTCGTGTTGCGGATAAAATTGTTGGGGATGGTGTAACTCGTGGGGTATCTTGGAGCTGGATTAGAAACATTACAGGTAGATTGCAAGCTGATGCGGTACAGAATGAAGAAGAGATCGATGTTTTTTTCGTTAACGTCGATGGGTGGAAATGGTCCGGTCAAAGTAACGGGTTATTTTCTACAAGTGTGCTCATTGATCTCATTAATGAAAAGGTCTCGGCTTTACAGTCTTCAGCAGCCCCTGCGCTTAGAAACAATCTAGTTCTGAAAAAAATTGAAGTGTTCGTTTGGCGGGTTCGAAAAAATAGGTTACCGGTTAGGGTCGAGTTAGACAAAAGAGGTATCGATCTTGGTTCAACTTGGTGCCCGGTGTGCGATAACGACATTGAAACTGTGGTACATTCTCTTTTCCATTGCTCTTTTGCTAACCAAATTTGGGCTCGTTTATTTTGA